The stretch of DNA ACGCTGGAAGTTTGCCCTGAAAGCCCGGCTTTTGAGCCCCGTCGGGGCAATGATTGAAAGACCGCCCTCAACCCTTCGCGTTGCAGTGTCGTACTAGACCCGAGCTTTTCTGGCACCGACAGACAGGCCTAGTGATCTGAAAGGCATGATTGATGAGCCGTTCTGATGGCGTAGATGCGTTCCAGCCATCGGTAATGCTGAGCTTGTTCACTTCACTGAAGACCGGTCGAAATCCAATCACAGCGAAAAGCCAAACTCGCGCTATTGCGTGAAACTACCTATTCAATTCCTAACTGTCAGGCTTCGTGGTAAAAGCCAATCAATCCAGTATCTGAAGCAATTCATCAATGAGCAGAGAAAGCAAGTTTTTGAGCCTGGTGCTTCGGCACAAGCCTGAGGAGATCGGTCTTCAGCTCGATAAGCATGGGTGGGTTCGTGTTGATGAACTCTTGCGGAAGCTGAAGAAAGCCAATCGCAAGCTTAGCCGCGACGAACTCATTCAGCTTGTCGAAAACAACGATAAGAAGCGCTTCACTCTGTCCGAGGATGGCTTGCGGATCAGGGCAGCTCAAGGTCACTCAATTGATGTGGATCTGGGTCTGGAGCCTCAATGTCCACCTGACGAACTATACCACGGTACAGCCAGCGCAAATCTTGATGCAATATTCTCTGAGGGCTTAATTTCTGGGCGTCGCCACCAGGTTCATCTCTCTTTGGATCCAGACACAGCCAAGCGCGTTGGCCAACGACACGGCAAACCTGTTGTGCTACGCGTCGAGGCACAACGAATGTTCAACGACGGTTTTGAGTTTTTCCGCGCTGACAACGGTGTCTGGCTCACAGCCAAAGTTCCAGCAACCTATTTGGGATTTGGTTCGACTGCAGAACAATAACTAAGCCCATCTATACCAGACTCGTTGAGTAGGGGTAGTTATTCAACCAGATCTACGGGCATTGAGCTTCCTATTGCGCATACGAGACACATGATGCAGAGCTTAGAATTTATCCCGCAAAAGGGA from Henriciella sp. AS95 encodes:
- a CDS encoding RNA 2'-phosphotransferase; its protein translation is MSRESKFLSLVLRHKPEEIGLQLDKHGWVRVDELLRKLKKANRKLSRDELIQLVENNDKKRFTLSEDGLRIRAAQGHSIDVDLGLEPQCPPDELYHGTASANLDAIFSEGLISGRRHQVHLSLDPDTAKRVGQRHGKPVVLRVEAQRMFNDGFEFFRADNGVWLTAKVPATYLGFGSTAEQ